The Myxococcales bacterium region ACGGCCTCGGCGCCCACGGCCGAGCCCCTCGCGCTCGCGGGCGAGGTCGCGCGCGACAAGGCGCGCATCTCCGTCGTCGGCCTCTTGCCGCTCGAGATTCCGCGAAAGGCCTATTACGAGAAGGAGCTCGACATCGTCGTGTCGCGCTCCTACGGGCCCTGGTCGGTACGATCCGGACTACGAAGAGCGCGGCCACGACTACCCCATCGGCTACGTGCGGTGGACGGAGCGGCGAAACCTCGAGGCGGTGCTCTTTGCCATCGCGACGGGCCGGCTCGACGTGAAGAGCCTCATCACGCATCGGTTTCCATTCGACAGGGCGCTCGACGCCTACGACCTCATCACCGGCAAGGTGCCCGAGCCCCATTTGGGCGTGGTGCTCACGTACCCCGAGGCGCCCGTTCGCGCGCCGCTGGTGCGTGCTGCGCCTCGCGAGCGCTCGTCTTCGCACGTGGGCATCGCGATGGTGGGAACGGGCTCCTTCGCGTCGGGCGTGTTGGCGCCCGCGCTAAAGGAGATCAGCGGTGCGCGCCTCGTGTCGACGGTCTCGGGGCGGGGCCTCTCGGCGCGGCACGTGGCCGACAAGTTCGGCGAAGGCGACGTCGACGCCAACCTCGACGAAGTCCTGGCGCGCGCCGACGTGGACGCGGTCATCATCGCGACGCGGCACGACTCTCACGCCGCGCAAGCGGCCAAGGCGCTCTCGCAGGGCCGCGACGTGTTCCTCGAGAAGCCGGCGGCGGTGACCGAAGAGCAGCTCGAGATCTTGAAGACGGAAGCAGAGCGCTCCTCGGCGCGGCTGATGATCGGCTTCAATCGCCGCTTCTCGCCGTTTGGCAAACAGGTCCGCGACGCGTTCACGAACCGGAAGAGCGGCCTCGTGATGGTGGCGCGCATCAACGCGGGCCGCATCCCTCCGTCGTCGTGGGTCCACCATCCCGACGAGGGCGGCGGCCGCATCATCGGCGAGGGCTGTCACTTCGTCGACCTCATGACGTATTGGGCCGGCGCCCTTCCCGTCCGCGTGTCGGCTCATGCCATCGGCCACGATGGCGGCTTTGGTCGCGAAGACAACGTCATCGCCACGCTCACGTTCGCCGATGGCAGCGTTGGCACGTTGATCTACACGGCCATGGGCGATCCGACCGTGAGCAAGGAGCGCTACGAAGTGTTCTGCGAGGGCAAGGTCGCCATCCTCGACAACTGGCGCACGCTCGCTGTGACGTCACAAGGAAAGACCAAGACGACGCGGGCCCTCCGCGCCGACAAGGGGCACAGCGCGGAGCTCCAAGCCTTCGTCGATTCGTGCAAGCGAGCTGCCCCCACGCCGATGCGCTGGGAGGAGATCGAAGCAGTGACGCGCGCGACGTTCGCCATCGAGCGCGCGCGCATCGACGGAGTGGCCGTCGACGTCTAGGACCCCTGCAGGCGCCTCTCTTAAAGGAGGGGCCTCAATTCCCGCTCACACGCGCACACATTGAAGTCGCGCCACGCGTTTGGCGATCTCGCGGGGTTGGGTTGGCGGCCGTCACCGGAGCGACACCGAAACGCGCACACGAAGCGAGGGCTGATCGAAGCGATCCTACGGAAAGCTTTCCAGCACATCGCTATCGCCATTGGCTTCGCGTTTGCCTAGTATGGTCCGGTTTAGAGGAGCGCGCGCTGTGCGCGCTCGAGGCAAGCTTAGTCCGGTTGAGAAATCGTCTCTTCGCGGTTCACTACGGCGAACCAAACGAAGCCCGATGCAACCAACGTCTACGTGGGGAGTGATCAATCAATGCGCAGAATGACATGGCGTAGCTGGGTAATGGGAACGCTCGCGATCGTCGCGGGTTGCTCTACAACCGATCGAACCTCCGAACCGCAGACGAAAGGCGTGCCGGCCCCCTCAAAGGGCAGCGTGGCGCCCGAGGCTCTCCGGATCCTTCCGAACGCCCGCGTCACGCGGTCGCTCGACGCGGACGTCCGCGCGAAGGTGGCCTTCCGTCGCGTCGGCGATCAGTGGGCGGGCGGCTTCTTGGCGCACGACACCAAGGTGACCGAGGTCGGCGAGATTGCCTTCACGCCGCACCCGATCATGAGCCCGCAGATGCTGGGCACCAAGGTCAAGCGCGGCCCCCGGTCTGAGCGCATTCAGATGGCGGGCGACGAAGCGCGCCTCAACACCATCGCCATCCGTCGCGGCGAGAGCGACCTCAGCGCGGGCTCGTTCGAAGTCCGTGAGGTCGGTGGCGAGATGATCGTCCACCGCGGCACGGTGCGCGAAGTCATCGCGAATACCGAGCGCGGCATGGAGCAGCAGTGGGAGTTCGACTCCAAGCCCGCCGGCAGCGGCGACGTCACGGTCCAAGTGGCCGTCGCGGGCGCAGGCTTCGTCGAATCGCGCGGCGCAGGCCTCGTCTTCGCCGACACGAAGGGCGTCGGCTTCACCTACGGCCACGCAACCTGGGTCGATGGCAACGGCGTCCGCACCCCCGTCGAGACCGTGTGGAACGGTCAAGCGATCGAGATGCGCGTCCCGCGCGCGTTGATCGAGACGAGCGCGTACCCGGCGTCGTTGGATCCGCTGACGGTCCCGTCGCCGCACCCCTTGTCGTCAACGTACGTGCCGGCCACGGCGGCGATTGGAACCACCAACATCGTTGTCTGGGAGAGCTACACGAACGGCTTCCCCAACCTTCGCTTCTCGTTCACGAACGACAGCGACGGCCAGGTGAACATCGGCGTCTACAACAAGACCGTCTCGACGGTGACCTACCAGCAGGACCCGTACGTGGCGCCGGCGGGCGCCTCGGACTACGTCGTCGTTTGGTCCGACAAGCGCAGCGGGCGCAACAACATCCGCATGGCCCGCGTGAACGCAACCACCGGGGCCGTGAGCAACGACATCGCCGTCGCCGCCTCGGGATCGACGGATCAGTACCGCCCGTCGGTCGCGTGCACCAGCGCCACGGCGTGTTTCGTCGCTTGGAACGAGTTTGGAGCCATCTCCACCATCAACGGCGCACTGGTCAACCCGAGCGCGGGCACCGCAGGCGCCGTTCAGGCGGTGGCGTCGGCCCCGTCGTTCGACGAGTACGCGGCGCAAGTCGCCACGAGCGGCTCGGCCTACCTCGTTGCCTGGGAAGCCCAAGTCAACGCGACGGATTACCTGATCAAGGCGCGCCGGGTTGACAGCGCGGGCACACCGCTCACGGCGCCCGCGAACGTCACCTCCGGTCCGCTTCAGTACACGCCGTCCGCCGCGTTCGACGGTTCGAACTACATCGTCGGGTTCACGACCGAGACCGGCGGAGACAGCGACGCCGCCGCTCAACGCATCACGACGGCTGGAGCCAATACCGGCTCGGTCCTCACGCTCGCCACAGGCGCGACGGCGCAAGGTGGACCGCGCTTCGCGCGTGACGGAGCGACGGCGCTCCTTGCAACCTACGCCGACGGCACGGACATCGTTGCCCGCTCGATCACAACGGCAACGGGCACGACGCTCGGCACACCGTTCAACATCGCGAGCGCGGCCGACACCCAGACGCTTCCCTCGGTGACCAAGGGTTCGGGCAACTACTACTACATCGCCTACTCGGACAAGCAGACGGGCACGTTTGCAGCAACGGGCGTGCGGGCAACCACCTCGCAGCTCATCGCGCCGGCCGTCGTCCTGGCCGACGGCCCCCGCGCTGCGACAGCGTGACAACGGCTTTCGCGCCGACGAGCCCCCAGTCGGTCGGGACGGCCGTGACGGTCACCGGAACAGCGTCTTGCACAGCGGGCCAGACGCCGCAGTACGAGTTCTCCATCAATAGCGGCTCAGGTTTCGTCGTGGTCCAGGCCTACGGCGCATCCAATGTCTTCAACTGGGACACGACGAGTTTCTCGAGCACAACCCACTCGGTGCTCGTTCGCACGCGGCGAGCTGGCAGCGCTGAGACCTATGAAGGCCAGCAGTCCACCAACTACACGCTCACGGGCGGTCCCGGCGTTTGCAACAGCCTCACGGCTGGCGCAGCACCGTCCAGCCCGCAAACGGTTGGGACGGCTGTCACCGTGACGGGAACGGCGACGTGCACGCTTGAGGCCGATGGCGGCGCGACCACACCGGAGTACGAGTTCTACCTCAACAACGGGGGGCGGCAACGTCCTGGTCCAGGCCTACAGCGCCTCCCCGACGTGGAACTGGAACACCACCAGGTTACGGGGCGGCACCGTACACGGTG contains the following coding sequences:
- a CDS encoding Gfo/Idh/MocA family oxidoreductase, whose protein sequence is MRWTERRNLEAVLFAIATGRLDVKSLITHRFPFDRALDAYDLITGKVPEPHLGVVLTYPEAPVRAPLVRAAPRERSSSHVGIAMVGTGSFASGVLAPALKEISGARLVSTVSGRGLSARHVADKFGEGDVDANLDEVLARADVDAVIIATRHDSHAAQAAKALSQGRDVFLEKPAAVTEEQLEILKTEAERSSARLMIGFNRRFSPFGKQVRDAFTNRKSGLVMVARINAGRIPPSSWVHHPDEGGGRIIGEGCHFVDLMTYWAGALPVRVSAHAIGHDGGFGREDNVIATLTFADGSVGTLIYTAMGDPTVSKERYEVFCEGKVAILDNWRTLAVTSQGKTKTTRALRADKGHSAELQAFVDSCKRAAPTPMRWEEIEAVTRATFAIERARIDGVAVDV